The DNA segment GAGGATGCATCCGGCCGCAAAGCCGCGCAAAAAAGGATATACCCTCCTCGACATGGCGTCACACCGAAGTTATGTGCACGTGCCTGTGCCCGGAACCCGATTGGAAGCCGCATGAACCGGCAACGCCCCGTACGCCGCAGGATGTCCGGATTTGCCCACCTGTTCCTGTTTGCAGCCCTGGCGGCCCCGCTCTTTGGAATCACCGCATGCAGCGCGGCACCGGAGCAGGCGGCCGCGGTGTCCACACCCCTGGAATTGAGCGAGGACGGCAGGGAGCGGGTCGGCCGTCTGATGTTCCGCGGCGGTATCGTCCTGCGTGGCGATGACCCCAGGCTTGGCGGCCTGTCCGATATCAGGATCGGTGATGACGGAACGCAGTTCGCGGCCGTATCGGACAGTTCGGCTGCCCTGGTGGGGCGCTTGACCTACGACCAGACGGGTCGGCTTACAGGTGCCAAGGATATCGAGGTCGTTTCCCTGAACGGCGTCGATGGAACGCCGCTTTCCGGCAAGCAGGGCGATGCTGAAGGATTGGTTCGGCTGCCCGACGGCGGCTGGTTGGTCAGCTTCGAGCGGGAGCACAGGGTTCTGCACTATCCATCCGGTCTGGGACAAGGACGGCTGCGGCGTCTGAACCTGCCTGCGGAAGTCGCCGATCTGCCGACCAATGGTGGGTTGGAGGCCATGACCCGGCTGGCCGATGACCGTCTGCTGCTGATCGCGGAGGATGGGGAGAACGGAGTTCACCTTGCCTGGATCGGCCGGGAGGGCGAATGGACCACTCTCGGCTACCGCGCCCATCCTCCGTTTCTCCCGGTGAGCGCCGCGACCCTGCCCAACGGGGACCTGCTGGTACTGGAGCGAAGGGCGAGTTGGATCGGAGGGTGGGGCAACCGGATCGTTCTGGTGCCCGCTGCGAATCTGGAGCGGGCCGCAGATGGTCGCGGCATCCTGGAAGGAACGGAAATCGGGCGGATCGATCCGCCTATGACGGCTGACAATTACGAAGGTGTTGATGTCCGGGTCTCCAGCGACGGCCGGACACTGGTGTATCTGGTATCGGACGACAATTTCATGTTCACCCAGCGCACGATCATCCTGATGTTCGAGCTGTTGGCGGAGTAGCCAGCGCGAGACTTGCCGCCCCGGTAGGGGAGCGTGCTAGCGTCAGCGAAGACAAGACACCAGATGAGGCCCATGATGGATGGCCAGCTTCCGGCCCAGCCGGCTCCCAACGATCTCTCCGCCCATTGGATGCCGTTCACGGCCAATCGGCAGTTCAAGGCGGCTCCCCGCCTGCTGGTCTCCGCCGAGGGGATGTATTATCGCAGCCACGACGGGCGGCAGATCCTGGACGGAACGGCGGGCCTCTGGTGCGTGAACGCGGGCCATGCTCGAAAGCCCATCGTCGAGGCGATTCAGCGCTCGGCGGCGGAGCTGGATTTCGCGCCCGGTTTCCAGATGGGACATCCCGGCGCGTTTACCCTGGCCAGTAAGGTCGCCGCGCTGGCGCCCGGCGACCTGAACCATGTGTTCTTCACCAACTCCGGCTCCGAATCCGTAGATACGGCGCTGAAGATCGCCTTGGCCTACCACCGCGCCAGGGGCGAGGGACACCGGACCAAGCTGATCGGGCGGGAGCGGGGATACCACGGTGTCGGCTTCGGGGGCATGTCCGTCGGCGGCATCGTCAACAACCGGCGGGCCTATGGGCCGCTGCTGCCCGGCGTGGACCATCTGCCGCACACCCATGACCTGAAGCGCAACGCCTTCTCCAAGGGCCAGCCGGAGCATGGGGCCGAACTGGCGGATGAGCTGGAGCGGATCGTAGCCCTGCACGGGGCCGACACCATCGCCGCCGTTATCGTAGAGCCGATGGCCGGCTCGACCGGCGTGCTGATTCCGCCCAAGGGATATCTGGAGCGGCTGCGGGCGATCTGCGACCGGCATGGGCTGCTGCTGATCTTCGATGAGGTCATTACCGGCTTTGGCCGTCTAGGAACGCCGTTCGCAGCCGACTATTTCGGCGTCATGCCCGACATGATGACGACGGCGAAGGGGCTGACCAACGCGGCCGTGCCGATGGGCGCGGTGGTGGTGCGGGACTATATCCACGATGCCTTCATGAGCGGCCCCGAACACCTCATCGAGCTGTTCCATGGCTATACCTATTCCGGTCATCCGCTGGCCTGCGCAGCGGGAAATGCGACGCTCGACCTCTATGCGGCTGAAGGGCTGTTCCATCGGGCTGCGGAGATGGCGCCGGTGCTGGAGCGGGCAGTACACGGTCTGAAGGGCGTCCGCCATGTCATCGATGTACGGAACGTCGGGTTGGTGGCCGGCATTGAGCTGGAATCCCGTCCCGGCGCTCCGGGCACTCGTGCCTATGATACCTTCGTCCGCTGCTACGAGCGCGGCGTGCTGACCCGTACCACCGGCGACATCATCGCACTGAGCCCGCCGCTGATCGTGGAAGAAGCGCAGATCACGCAGATCGTGGAGACGATTGCGGACGTACTCGCAGGGATCGACTGACGGGTCCTCAATCCCCGGCCGCAATCGCGGCCGGGGCGCCCTTGCGTGCGGGCAGCACGGTCATGGCAAGCCCGATCAGGATCACGACGCCCGCGGCCAGCTTGATCGGCGTCAATGCCTCTCCCAGGAGCAGGGCTGCAAAGCTCATCCCGAAAACGGGAACGAGAAGGGAGAAGGGCGCCACCACCGTGGCGCTGTAGAGCTTCAGCAGATAGCTCCAGATTCCAAAGGCCAGCAACGTGGCCACCCACCCGTTGTAGAGAACGGCGAACCACCCGGTTGCGCTCAAGCCTGCCAGCGACTGGAACCCGGCCGGACCCTCGAACACCCAGGAGGCCAGGGCGAGGGGGATCGGCGGTACCAGGCTCATCCAGACCATGAGATGGAAGGCGTTTGTCGCCCTAGCCGCCTTCATCAGCATGTTGGCGACGGCCCATGACATGCCGGCGGCAAGGCACAGGGCCAGCCCAACGCGAGAACCGCCGCCGGGCAACTCGCTGGCAATCGCCGCAATGCCGGCGAAGGCCAGGATAATGCCAGCGATCTGCCGCGGACGCGGCCGGTCGCCCAGCAGCAATGCTGCCAGGATCACCGTGAAAAAGGCCTGCGACTGTATGACCAGACTCGCCAGTCCCGCCGGCATGCCGACCGACATGGCCAGGAACAGCAGCCCGAATTGGAACGTGCCCAGGAAAAGACCGATACCCAGGATATAGCGCCACGCTGCCGGCCGATTGAACCCGACCGCAGGCAGCAGGATCGCGCAGCTCGCGAAGCGCAGCCCGGTGAAGAGCAGGGGCGGCAGCTCCCGCAGGCCCCAACTGATGACCACGAAGACAAAGCCGCAGATCAGGGCACAGGCAAGGGCGAGCGGGATATGGATCGGGCGCATGATCCCGCAAGCCTGCACGAAACAGTGCAGGGGCGGAACCATCCGCCCCTGCATGGCTGGGTGTCCGGCACTGCTACTCCAGCGCGGCGTCGAGTGTGATGTCCACAGCCTTCAGGGCGCGGGAGACGGGGCAGTTCGCCTTAGCCTTCTCCGCCACTTCCTGAAACTTGTCTGCCCCGATGCCGGGGATGCTGGCGCGGGTGACGAGGTCGATGCGGGTGATGGCGAAGCCGCCGCCCTGCTTGTCGATATGAACCTTGGCGGTGGTGCGTACCCGCTCCGGCGTGAAGCCCTCCTGACCCAGCATCAGGGAAAAGGCCATTGAGAAGCAGCCCGCATGGGCGCCGGCAATCAGCTCCTCCGGGTTCGTGCCCGTGCCGGATTCGAAGCGGGAGGAGAAATTGTACTGGGTATCGAGGGCTCCGCTTTCGAGCTTCACCCGCCCGTTCCCGGCGGGAACGCCCCCGGTCCATTCGGCATCGGCGCTTCGGATCGGCATATCATCCTCCTTGGTGCTGGTTATGCCGGCGACAACAGATGAAAATCCGGGATGGAGGCGGGTCGGCTGATTTTTCTGTGCGGGCGGGTGCAGGAAAATTCCTGCCGCCACGTACCAGGATGGGGGGCGTGGTTCTTGCGTCCAGAGGAGTTCGACATGAAGGCCGGCAGATTGGCATCCAGGATCATTGGAGCGTGTCTGGTCCTTGCATTGGTTTCACCGCCCGTCCAGGCGTATGCACGGGACAATGACGACAGGGACGGGCGCGGCGGCCGGCACGAGCGAGACCGCGGCCCCGAATGGCGTCGCGACGATGAGCGCCGGAATGACCGGGACTGGCGCGACGACCGCCGTGGGCGGGATGATTGGCGGAGTCGCGACGACCGCCGGGACCGCTCAGACCCTCGATGGTCGCGCAATCGCTCCTACAACCCGCCCGGCTGGCACCGCACCTACAGGAATGTCGTTGTGGTGCGGCCCTATGGTCACCGCTATCACGGCTATGGCCATTACCACGACGACAGCAGCGCCTTCGCATGGCTTGGGCTGACGGCGATCACGCTGACCATCCTGAACGAGCTGAACGAAGCGCAGCAGCGCACGCTTGAGACAGCGCAGATTCATGCCACCACGGCGCCCATCGGCCAACCGGTGGTCTGGTCCGATGGTGCCGCGACTGGGCAGGTGGTCGCCCTACGGGAAGGCCGCACGCTCGATGGCATGTACTGCCGGGAGTTCCAGCAGACCGTGATTATCGGCGGCCGGGCGGAGGAGGCATATGGCACTGCCTGCATGCAGCCGGACGGAAGTTGGATGATCGTGGATCAGTGACGAACCGGCGGAGGGCTGCGACAGGGGGAATCAGCCCGCCAGGAACCAGCCTTCCGTCGCTTCATCGGCTGGAAAGAAAAGCTCCACCCGCAAATCCTGGAGCCCGGCGTCAAGCGGAGTGCCCAGGCTCGCGATGACGGACAGGAGGGAAAGGCGGACACCGTCCTGGACGAAACGGATGGTCAGAGCCGGAATAGCTGCCTCATCCACTGCGCCTGCGGACCCCGCGCCGGCGAGCGCTGGATGCGTCATGAGGCTCCGCAGAGGTTCCGGGTCTTCGGCCAGCGGATCTTCCAGCAGCGCTTCCGCCCGCAGCCGGCGAACCGTCCAGAGGGCGACTTCCCTGAAATTCTCCACCAGCCCCTCCACAGGCGGGGAGAACAGTGCCTGGACCAGGTTGATCGGCGGAGCGGAAGCGGCTTCCGGACCCAGAAGAAAGCCCAGCAGCCGCATGGCTCCCTCATTCGCCTGCACCAGATTGTAGTGCCGGTCCACGACCACGGCGGGAAACGGCTCCTGCCGCTCCAGCATCCGGTCCAGCACGGCCTGGATCGGCCTCATCTCCGGCGCTTCCGGCGGTCGGGTCCCATAGGCGGGAGCGAAGCCGGCGGCCAGCAGCATGGCGTCCTGATGACGGAGCGGTACGGCCAGTGCGCCCGCAAGATTCAGAACCATGCCGCGGCTTGGGCGCGCCCGGCCGGACTCCAGGAAGCTGATATGTCGCTGGCTGGTATCGCAGGTCAGCGCCAGATCGAGCTGGCTGGTTCCGCGGGACAGCCGCCAGCGCCGCAGCAATGTGCCGAAACCATTGGTGGGCCGGATTGCGGGACTGGCGGATCGCATCGTCGTCATGGGAGCAGCATGCTGCGAGCCGGAGCGCGCGTCCATTACCTGGCTGGTAATTGCGGCCGCAACGGCGTGGGCAGAGGGTGGTGGCGTCCCACGACCGATGGAGCATGCAATGACCCTCACCAACGCTCGTATCGAAACCTCTCGTTCCGAGTCCCCCTTCCGGTCCCGTTGGAGTTTCCATGGCTACGCCATCATATCGGCGTTGCTCGGGCTGGATCTGATCCTCTTTGGCGGTTGGATCGCGGATCGGGCGATCTCCTCCCAGGTTCTCGCCACCACCATGGATTTCGGCCTCTATGCCCGCGCCCTCGGCGTTGGGTGCGTCGCCTTTGGCGGATTGATAATCATCTCGGCGGGCCGCGGCACGCAATGGGCGGCGTTCGCGCCCGTCATGGCCGGTACAGCCGGCGCGGTCAGCGTGATGGGAGCGTTGGCCGGGCTGTCGGTGCTGACGGGCTTCGGGATCGGGCTTCTACTGGCGGCCGCCAGCCTCGATTTCCTGTTCATGGTGCTGATGCGCCGGGCGCTGGCCGGCTGATGGTGCGGTAACCCCATGCAACGGTGGAACGGCCGGGGCAGGCCGGGGTAGGGTGGAGACCGATCCCGTTCCGATGTCAGGCCATTGCCCCGTGACCGATCCCGGCTTCATCCACCTGCGCGTCCATTCCGCCTACTCGCTCTCCGAGGGGGCGATCAAGGTCAAGGAGCTGGTCAAGCTCTGCCAGAAGAACGGCATGCCGGCCGTCGCGGTGACCGATACCGGCAACCTGTTCGGCAGCCTGGAATTCTCCATGGCCGCCTCCGACGCCGGCATCCAGCCCATCATCGGGTGCCAGATGTGGGTGACGCCCTTCGGGCCGGTGAAGAAGCTGCGCGGTGCGGCCGCGGGGCCGGGGGCTGACCAGCTCGTCCTGATCGTACAGAGCGAGCAGGGCTACCGGAACCTGATGAAGCTGGTCTCCAAGGCGTTCCTGGAGACGGAGCCCGGCCTGCTGCCGCAGATCTCCGTGGACGACCTGCGGGGTCTGACCGACGGGCTGATCTGCCTGACCGGCGGCATCCATGGCGGCATCGGCCGGCTGCTGCTGGACGGGCAGAAGCCGCATGCGGTGGAGCTGCTGGACCTGCTGAAGGGCCTGTTCCCGGGGCGGCTCTATGTTGAGCTGATGCGCCATATGGAGGGGCAGATCGGGCAGGCGGAGGACCGGATCGAGGCCGACCTGATCGACCTCGCCTATACGCATGACATTCCGCTGGTCGCGACCAACGACGTCTATTTCTCGACGGAGGAGATGTATCCCGCCCATGACGCGCTGCTCTGCATCGCGGAGGGCGCCTATGTCATGCAGGAGGACCGGCGGCGTGTGACTCCGCATCACCGGTTCAAGTCCGCGGCCGAGATGCGCGAGCTGTTCGCCGATCTGCCGGAGGCGGTGGACAACACCGTCGTGATCGCCCGCCGCTGCGCCTACATGCCCAAGAAGGTGAACCCCATCCTTCCGCCGTTCCCCTGCGAGGGCGGTCGGACGGAGGAGGAGGAGCTGCGCGCCCAGGCACATGAAGGACTTACGACACGTCTTGAACGTTACGTCTTCACCAGCGGCATGGCCGAGGATGAGAAGGCGGCGACCGAGGCGGAGTACCGGAAGCGGCTGGAGTTCGAGCTGGACGTCATCGTGAAGATGAAGTTCCCCGGCTACTTCCTGATCGTGTCGGACTTCATCAAATGGGCGAAGAACCACGACATCCCCGTCGGGCCCGGCCGTGGTTCGGGTGCGGGCAGCCTCGTGGCCTGGTCGCTGTTCATTACCGACCTGGATCCAATACGTTACGGTCTGCTGTTCGAGCGCTTCCTGAACCCAGAACGCGTCTCCATGCCGGACTTCGACGTGGATTTCTGCCAGGACCGGCGCGAGGAGGTTATCAGGTACGTCCAGGACAAGTACGGCTACGACAAGGTCGCACAGATCATCACCTTCGGTAAGCTGCAGGCCCGCGCCGTGGTGCGCGACGTCGGCCGCGTGCTCCAGATGCCTTACGGGCAGGTTGATAAGATCTGCAAGATGATCCCGAACAATCCGGCCAACCCGGTCACCCTGGAACAGGCGATCGAGGGTGAGCCGCTGTTGCAGGACATGGAGAAGTCGGACGAGACCGTGGGCCGTCTGCTGGGCATCGCCCGGCGGCTGGAAGGGCTGTACCGCCACGCCTCCACCCACGCGGCCGGCGTCGTGATCGGCGACCGCCCGCTGGACGAGCTGGTGCCCCTCTACCGCGATCCGCGCTCGGACATGCCGGTCACCCAGTTGAACATGAAGTATGTGGAGCTGGCCGGGCTGGTGAAGTTCGACTTCCTGGGCCTGAAGACCCTGACCGTACTGCAAAAGGCGGTCGAGCTGGTGGCGGACCACGGGCCGAAGCTGGACCTGCTGAACCTGCCTATGGAGGATGAGAGGTCCTACGGGCTGCTGGGGCGGGCCGAGAGTTCCGGCGTGTTCCAGTTGGAATCCAGCGGCATGCGCGACGTTCTTCGCCGCATGAAGCCCAACCGGATCGAGGACATCATCGCACTGGTCTCCCTGTACCGGCCGGGCCCGATGGACAACATCCCGAAATACATCAAGGTGAAGTTCGGGGAGGAGAAGCCGGATTACATGCATCCGGCGCTGGAACCGATCCTGAAGGAGACCTTCGGGATCATGGTCTACCAGGAGCAGGTCATGCAGATCGCCCAGGTGCTGGCCGGCTACAGCCTCGGCGGCGCCGACCTGCTGCGCCGCGCCATGGGCAAGAAGATCAAGGAGGAGATGGAGAAGGAGCGGGCCAAGTTCATCAAGGGCGCCAAGGAGATCATGGGCGTCGATGAGGAGCAGTCCGGCCTGATCTTCGACCAGGTGAACAAGTTCGCCGGTTACGGCTTCAACAAGTCCCACGCCGCCGCCTACGCCCTGGTCGCCTACCAGACCGCCTATATGAAGGCGAACTACCCGGTCGAGTTCATGGCGGCGATCATGACGCTCGACCTCGGCAACACGGACAAGCTGAACCAGTTCAGGCAGGAGCTGGTTCGTTTGAAGATCAAGCTCTTGCCGCCCGACATCAACAAGTCGGGCGAGATCTTCACGGTGGAGACGCTGCCCGATGGGGAGCGTTGCGTGCGCTACGCGCTGGCGGCCGTGAAGGGCGTCGGTCTGCCCGCCATGCAGTCGGTCGTGGCGGAGCGGCGGAAGAACGGACCGTTCAAGGACATCTTCGATCTGGCCCGCAGGGTGGATACCCAGGCGCTGAACAAGCGCATGATGGAAAAGCTGGTCTGCGCCGGCGCGTTCGATTCCATGAACCGGAACCGCCAGCAGCTCTTCGCCGGGTTGGAGACCATCATGCGCTATGCGCAGTCGGTGGCGGCGGAGAAGGAAAGCGGCATGGGCAGCCTGTTCGGCGGTGCGCCGGGCGAAGGGCTGAAGGCGCCGGACCTGCCGAAGCTGTCCGACTGGGACAGCCTGGAGCGGCTGCGCCACGAGTTCGAGGCCATCGGCTTCTACCTCTCCGCCCACCCGCTGGACGGATTCGCCGCCGCCCTGAACCGGCTGAAGGTGGCGCGCTATGCCGACCTGCCGAAACTGGTGCGTGAAGGCAAGCCGACGCGCCAGCGCATGGCCGGGATCGTGGTGGCGAAACAGGAGCGCACGGCCAAGAGCGGCAACCGATTCGCCTTCATCTCCCTGTCCGACAGCTCCGGCGTGTACGAGGTGACCCTGTTCTCGGAGGCGTTGGCGCCCGCCCGCGAGCTGCTGGAGCCCGGCAGGGCCGTGGTCCTCTATGTGGACATCCAGCAGAACGGGGAGGAGTTGCGCCTGACCGGCAACGGGATCATGGCGCTGGAGGAGGAAGTCGCGAAGACCGCCGCCGGGCTGAAGGTGGTGCTGCGCGATCCCGAGCCGGTGGGCAACCTGCAATCCACCCTGGCCCGGCTGGCTCCCGGGCGCGGCAAGGTCACCATCACGGTGGAGATGGACCCTTTGCAGGAGGTGGAGATCACTCTGCCCAAAGCGTACCAGATCACCACGGCCGGTCGCGCCGCCATCAAGGCGATTCCGGGCGTGGTGGACGTGGTCGATCTCTGAGGAGCGGCGGCGGAGGCACTCAGATGGCTGGACCGCTCAGGATCTCCACCGCCTCCGCCAGCACCCGGCCGCCGGAGTCGGTCAGGCGGGTCTCACGCCCATAGAGGATGCTGCCGGGTGGGACCTGGAGCGCTTCCGCGAGGTCCCGATCGGCGGCCACCTGGAAAAATCGGAAAGGCCGGCTGCGGAATCGGATGCCGGCAGCCGCCAGTACGGCGCCGAAGGGCTGCCGCCCGGCGATCACCTGCTCCGCCACGGATGGGGGCAGGGCGTCCAGGCGAATGTCGATGAACCCCGCTTCCGACGGTAGCCCGCGGCGGATGCCGGCCAGGACCACTTCCCGTCGCAGTCGGCCGTCACGCAGGTCCGTACGGCGGACGGCGAGCCCCATCGGCTCTCCCCAGAACCGCTCCAGCGCCGCGGTCATGCCGCCGTCCTGGCCCAACACGCCGCGCAGGCCGTCCGGCACCTCCGCCAGCGCGACCGTTCCCATCTCCAGGGGCGGGAGTCCGGCCAGGACGCGGAAGGCGGTCAGAAGACCGGTGGAACTGAAGGGGGCTGTGTCTGTCTGCATCGGACCGGCAAGGGGCAGCGGCGGGCCGGACCATAATGGCGGCGGTTGCCCCTGCCAAGTGCGGCCGATCGCCAACGGGACGCGGGACGCCGCAGCCATGCAGGTGCCGGGCTTGCAATGGTGAAATGGCCGGAGTATGTAACCGCCGTCGTCAATCCCACACGCGGGCTTGCGGTGCGCTGTCGCATTTTTGCAGCGCCCCCATCCGGTGTTCCGAGGAACCTCCCGCAAGGGAAAGCCCAAGGAACAACGCCCGCGGAGGATCAACCGGAAAAGGACAGTTTTCCATGGCTATGCCTACCTTTACCATGCGCCAGCTTCTCGAAGCTGGCGTGCACTTCGGTCACCACACCCGCCGCTGGAACCCGAAGATGGCTCCGTACATCTTCGGCGTGCGCAACGGCGTGCACATCATCGACCTGGAGCAGACCGTTCCGATGCTGTACCGCGCCATGCAGGCGGTGCGGGACGTGACCGCCGGCGGCGGCCGCGTTCTGTTCGTCGGCACCAAGCGGGCCGCGCAGGAGAAGGTGGCCGAGGCCTCCAAGCGCTCCGGCCAGTACTATGTGAACCATCGCTGGCTCGGCGGCATGCTGACCAACTGGAAGACCATCTCCCAGTCGATCCGCCGCCTGAAGGAGATGGACGAGCAGCTGGCCGCCGGCGAGCAGTCGGGCCGCACCAAGAAGGAGCTGCTCAACATGACCCGCGACCGCGATAAGCTGGAGCGGGCCCTGGGCGGTATCCGTGACATGGGCGGCCTGCCGGACCTGCTGTTCATCATCGACACCAACAAGGAGTCGCTGGCCATTCAGGAAGCCAATAAGCTTGGCATCCCGGTCGTGGCCGTGGTTGACAGCAACAGCAACCCGGACGGCGTGACCTTCCCGATCCCGGGCAACGACGACGCCCTGCGCGCCATCGACACCTACTGCGATCTGATCGCCGGCGCCGTCCTGGACGGCCTGCAGGCCGAGATGAGCGCGGCCGGCATCGATATCGGCGCTTCCGAGGAGGCCCCGGCCGAGGACCTGCCGGAAGGTGACGAGGCCGCGACCACGGCCGAGGCGCAGGCTTAATTTCGTGTGTGCACGGCCGGCCCGTTCCCGCCGCGGGAGCAGGCCGGCCGTCATGCTGTTTGGAATCAGGTTCCATCCGGGACCAATCAGGCAAGAGAGGCGAATATGGCGGAGATCACTGCCGCGCTCGTGAAGGAGCTGCGCGAGAAGACCGGCGCCGGCATGATGGACTGCAAGAAGGCGCTGTCCGAGACCGACGGTGACCTGGAAGGCGCGGTTGACTGGCTGCGCAAGAAGGGCCTTGCCGCTGCCGCCAAGAAGGCCGGCCGCGTCGCCGCCGAAGGTCTGGTTGGCGTCGCCACCAACGGCACCGTGGGCGCTGCCGTCGAGGTGAATGCCGAGACCGACTTCGTCGCGCGCAACGAGACCTTCCAGGGCTATGTCTCCAACGTCACCGAGCTGGCGCTCGGCACCGACGGCGACATCGAGGCGCTGAAGACCGTCGCCTATCCGGGCACCGGCCGCACGGTTGCCGAAGAGCTGACCCATATGGTCGCCACCGTCGGCGAGAACATGAACCTGCGTCGCTCGACCAAGCTGAGCGTCAGCCAGGGCGTGGTCGCCAGCTATGTCCACAGCGCCCTGTCTGCCGGCCTCGGCAAGATCGGCGTGCTCGTGGCTCTCGAGTCCGCCGGCGATACGGCGAAGCTCGAGGCGCTCGGCAAGCAGATCGCCATGCACATCGCCGCCGCCCGTCCGGAGGCGCTGGACACCGCCGACGTGTCCACCGAATCCCTGGACCGGGAGCGCAACGTCCTCTCCGAGCAGGCCCGCGCCAGCGGCAAGCCGGAAGAGATCATCGCGAAGATGGTCGAAGGGCGCATCCGGAAGTATTATGAGGAAGTCGTCCTGCTGGAGCAGGTCTTCGTCATCGATGGCGAGACCAAGATCCGGAAGGTCGTCGAGAACGCCGCCAAGGATGTCGGCGCTCCGGTCAAGCTGACGGGCTTCGTCCGCTATGCCCTGGGCGAGGGCATCGAGAAGGAAGCTTCCGACTTCGCGGCCGAAGTGGCCTCGATGGCCCGCTGAGGCCATTGTCTTCCAGGGCCGCCGGTTCCGGCGGCCCTGTCCAGTCCTGGATTGTCCCCAGACGAAAGGATCAAGCCCCGTGACCGCCCAGTACAAACGCGTCCTGCTCAAGATTTCGGGCGAAGCGCTGATGGGGGATCGGGATTACGGGCTTGATCCCGTAATCGTCGACCGGGTAGCGGGCGAGGTCCGCTCCGTGGTCAAGATGGGCGT comes from the Indioceanicola profundi genome and includes:
- the tsf gene encoding translation elongation factor Ts, with protein sequence MAEITAALVKELREKTGAGMMDCKKALSETDGDLEGAVDWLRKKGLAAAAKKAGRVAAEGLVGVATNGTVGAAVEVNAETDFVARNETFQGYVSNVTELALGTDGDIEALKTVAYPGTGRTVAEELTHMVATVGENMNLRRSTKLSVSQGVVASYVHSALSAGLGKIGVLVALESAGDTAKLEALGKQIAMHIAAARPEALDTADVSTESLDRERNVLSEQARASGKPEEIIAKMVEGRIRKYYEEVVLLEQVFVIDGETKIRKVVENAAKDVGAPVKLTGFVRYALGEGIEKEASDFAAEVASMAR